Proteins from one Caulobacter sp. 73W genomic window:
- a CDS encoding sugar phosphate isomerase/epimerase family protein, with protein MIGALSRRAFLATGLAAVATPALAARSPWPLGVQLWSVHAELTADFEPTLRRLAKIGYARVETAGLHGRTPKVFRKALDEAGLTCDSAHVSMPDLRDNPDAAIAMARDLGAKYLVCGSPAPLRPLQKGLDWNTALARAMTLDDWKHNAELLNRFDAMAAKAGLRMGYHNHLAEAGLYEGVRAYDVLLARTQPDLVCMELDVAWAAAGGLDPAALIKAHGARIELLHLKDLMARPDPGRVITTTEVGRGVIDWTAVIAAARAAGVRAAFVEQEPPYARPVLESLRISRDFLIG; from the coding sequence ATGATCGGCGCTCTGTCGCGGCGGGCCTTCCTGGCGACCGGGCTGGCCGCCGTGGCGACGCCGGCCCTGGCGGCGCGCTCGCCGTGGCCGCTGGGCGTGCAGCTATGGTCGGTTCATGCCGAGCTAACCGCCGACTTCGAGCCGACGCTGCGGAGGCTGGCGAAGATCGGCTATGCGCGGGTGGAGACGGCGGGCCTGCATGGCCGCACCCCTAAGGTCTTCCGCAAGGCCTTGGACGAGGCCGGCCTGACCTGCGACAGCGCCCACGTCTCCATGCCCGACCTGCGCGACAATCCCGACGCCGCCATCGCCATGGCGCGCGACTTGGGCGCGAAATACCTGGTGTGCGGCTCGCCGGCGCCGTTGCGGCCCCTCCAGAAGGGGCTGGACTGGAACACCGCCCTGGCGCGGGCCATGACCCTGGATGACTGGAAGCACAACGCCGAACTGCTGAACCGCTTCGACGCCATGGCGGCCAAGGCCGGCCTGCGGATGGGCTACCACAACCACCTGGCCGAGGCCGGGCTCTATGAGGGCGTTCGCGCCTATGACGTCCTGCTGGCGCGCACCCAGCCCGATCTGGTCTGCATGGAGCTGGACGTGGCCTGGGCGGCGGCGGGCGGGCTCGATCCGGCGGCCTTGATCAAGGCGCATGGCGCGCGGATCGAGCTGCTGCATCTGAAGGACCTGATGGCTAGGCCCGACCCGGGCCGGGTGATCACCACGACCGAAGTCGGCCGTGGCGTGATCGACTGGACGGCGGTCATCGCCGCCGCCCGCGCGGCCGGCGTCCGCGCCGCCTTCGTGGAGCAGGAGCCGCCCTATGCGCGGCCGGTGCTGGAGTCCCTGCGCATCAGCCGGGACTTCCTCATCGGCTAA
- a CDS encoding response regulator transcription factor, which produces MQVALLDDDETHNALTRGLLEAAGWTCASFTRPQDFLTAFRRQTFDLVMVDWNMPGMDGLQVIAALNGLPATPPPVLLVTSRSQESDVVAGLNAGADDYIVKPADPAVLLARVNALVRRLTRTLSTDAAETFGLYRLDPASDTVHVDDEAVVMTAKEFQLARQLFANVGRALSREYLLHKIWGQRPDLESRTLDAHVSRVRSKLSLRPDNGFRLVTVYGFGYRLESCETAAAPMSLQDQ; this is translated from the coding sequence ATGCAGGTCGCCCTGCTCGACGATGACGAGACACACAACGCGCTCACCCGCGGCCTGCTCGAGGCGGCGGGCTGGACCTGCGCGAGCTTCACCCGTCCCCAGGACTTCCTGACCGCCTTCCGCCGCCAGACCTTCGACCTGGTGATGGTCGACTGGAACATGCCCGGCATGGACGGGCTGCAGGTGATCGCCGCACTGAACGGCCTGCCGGCGACGCCTCCGCCAGTGCTGTTGGTGACCAGCCGTTCCCAGGAGAGCGACGTGGTGGCCGGCCTCAACGCGGGCGCCGACGACTACATCGTCAAGCCGGCCGATCCGGCGGTGCTGCTGGCGCGGGTCAACGCCCTGGTGCGCCGCCTGACCCGGACCCTGTCCACCGACGCCGCCGAGACCTTCGGCCTGTACCGGCTCGATCCCGCCAGCGACACGGTCCATGTGGACGACGAGGCGGTGGTCATGACCGCCAAGGAATTCCAGCTGGCGCGCCAGTTGTTCGCCAACGTCGGCCGGGCCCTGTCGCGCGAGTATTTGCTGCACAAGATCTGGGGCCAGCGTCCCGATCTGGAGAGCCGCACCCTCGACGCCCACGTTTCGCGCGTGCGCAGCAAGCTGTCGCTGCGGCCGGACAACGGCTTTCGTCTCGTGACCGTCTACGGCTTCGGCTACCGCCTGGAGTCCTGCGAGACGGCCGCCGCCCCCATGAGCCTGCAAGACCAATGA
- a CDS encoding FecR domain-containing protein, whose amino-acid sequence MKAPALALAALVALATPALAAPAPQPAETPIAYVVRQGDNLYTLAQRYLIQLNDYKRVRTASGVRNVRALRVGSTLKIEPQLLRFEPIEARLVAVSGAVTLQDARGGSAPAVRDAQVFEGHRLITGANAFATFQLADGSRVTLPSNSRMRIVQMRRLLLDGSLQRLFELESGRSGISATPAENAGSQFRVRTPLSVTAVRGTEFRVVHAEAGARSATEVIEGLVGVGSAAAATPETSVKAAFGVTAGAQGINTPSALLPAPDLAPGGAVQEDPQLRFAAKPAEGAVSYRFQLANDAGFVDIFAEGDSQDGQAAFPSVRDGTYFVRLTALDSSGLEGLPSVYSFDRTLNVLEPGAPPQPEGDRKMRRFLFRWNATGEGVRTYRFQLSADPQMKTLTVDQPGLTQPQATVTNLAAGAWYWRVVSIRYKDGAFTQKLGPVQLLRIGQ is encoded by the coding sequence ATGAAAGCACCCGCCCTCGCCCTGGCCGCGCTCGTCGCCCTCGCCACGCCGGCCCTGGCCGCTCCCGCGCCGCAGCCGGCCGAGACGCCCATCGCCTACGTCGTGCGCCAGGGGGACAACCTGTACACCCTGGCGCAGCGCTATCTGATCCAGCTGAACGACTACAAGCGGGTGCGCACCGCCAGCGGCGTGCGCAACGTGCGCGCCTTGCGGGTAGGCTCCACCCTGAAGATCGAGCCCCAGCTGCTGCGCTTCGAGCCGATCGAGGCGCGGCTGGTGGCGGTCAGCGGCGCGGTCACCTTGCAGGACGCCCGGGGCGGTTCGGCTCCGGCCGTGCGCGACGCCCAGGTCTTCGAGGGCCATCGCCTGATCACCGGGGCCAACGCCTTCGCCACCTTCCAGCTGGCCGACGGCTCGCGTGTCACCCTGCCGTCCAACTCGCGCATGCGGATCGTGCAGATGCGCCGCCTGTTGCTGGACGGCAGCCTGCAGCGCCTGTTCGAACTGGAAAGCGGCCGCAGCGGCATCAGCGCCACCCCGGCGGAGAACGCCGGCTCGCAGTTCCGTGTCCGCACGCCCCTGTCGGTGACGGCGGTTCGCGGCACCGAGTTCCGCGTGGTCCACGCCGAGGCCGGCGCCCGCTCGGCCACCGAGGTGATCGAGGGTCTGGTCGGGGTCGGCTCGGCCGCCGCCGCCACGCCGGAGACCTCCGTGAAGGCCGCCTTCGGCGTCACCGCCGGCGCCCAGGGAATCAACACGCCCTCGGCCCTGTTGCCGGCGCCCGATCTCGCGCCCGGCGGGGCGGTGCAGGAAGACCCGCAACTGCGTTTCGCCGCCAAGCCGGCGGAGGGCGCGGTCAGCTATCGCTTCCAGTTGGCCAATGACGCCGGCTTCGTCGACATCTTCGCCGAGGGCGACAGCCAGGACGGCCAGGCGGCGTTCCCGTCCGTCCGCGACGGCACCTACTTCGTCCGACTGACGGCTCTGGACAGCAGCGGCCTGGAAGGCCTGCCCAGCGTCTACAGCTTCGACCGCACGCTCAATGTGCTGGAGCCCGGCGCGCCGCCGCAGCCGGAAGGCGACCGCAAGATGCGCCGCTTCCTGTTCCGCTGGAACGCCACGGGCGAAGGCGTGCGCACCTATCGCTTCCAGCTGTCGGCCGACCCGCAGATGAAGACCCTGACGGTGGATCAGCCGGGCCTGACCCAGCCACAGGCGACGGTGACCAATCTGGCGGCGGGCGCCTGGTACTGGCGCGTGGTGTCGATCCGCTACAAGGACGGCGCCTTCACCCAGAAGCTTGGCCCGGTCCAGCTACTGCGCATCGGGCAGTAG